The nucleotide sequence ACTGGAACTCCAGCCGGACCGGGTCCTCGGTCGCGTTGCTGAACGACGGCGAGGTCACGCCCGAGGTGGCGAACTTCTTGAGCTGGTCGAGTGCCCGCACCGCGCCCTCGTCCATCTCGGCCTTCCGGCCGTCGTCGCTGAGGATCTTCCCGCCCGCGCTCTCGGCCAGGGTGTTGTAGAGGACGACCAGGCCCTCGTACTGCGCGCCCATGGTCAGCACCTGGTAGGGCTTGCCCTGCTGCTTGAGCTGCTGCGCGGCGGAGATCATCTCGTCCCAGGTCTTCGGCGGCTCCTGGACCAGGTCGCTGCGGTACCAGAGGAGCTGCACGTTGGTGTTCTTGGGCGCGGCGTGGAGCTTGTCCTCGTAGCGGGCGGTGTCCAGCGGGCCGGCGAGGGTGCCCTGCTCCACCTCCGCCTTGTCCTGGCCGGTCCACTCCCGGATCCACTTGGCGCTGGCGAACTCCTGGGTCCAGGTGACGTCGAGGCCGAGCACGTCCATCCCGGTGTCCTCCGCCGCGAGCCGCCGCACCATCTGCACCCGCTGCTCGTCGGCCTGCCGGGGCAGCACCCGGTAGACGATCCGGTAGCGCCCCTGGGCCTGGGCGTTGCAGTCGTCGACCACCTTCTGCAGGTTCTGCTCCGGTGGGTAGTACAGGTTGATGGTGGGCGTACCGCCCGCACCGCCCGATCCGCAGGCGGCCAGCGGGGCCACCAACGCGAGCGCGGCGGCTGCCGCCGCCGCACGCCGGGTCGACCGCCGCCGTGCGGCCGCGCCGGGGTCCGTCGTCATCGCCCTCCCCCTTTCCTCGGCGAAGAACCGGGGAGTCACCCGTGCCCCGGCGCACGGCGAGACGGTCGGGGCGCCCGCTCGCTGCCTGGCGTCCCGGGACGTTTCGTGGGCGAGACAGTGCCCGGGCTGCGACGCTGCGAAACCTGACGGTCACGAGACGGATACGACAGCCGCCGCTGTGGGACGGACCACCCGCCGCGGCGCGCCCGTGGCTGTCCGACCCGGGCGGCATGATGGCCGGATGATCGCGAGCTTCAAGGACCTCTGCATGGACGCGGGCGACGCTCACCGGCTCGGCGGCTTCTGGGCCGGCATCCTCGACGGGGAGCTGGTCGACACGGGTGACGGCGACACCCGGATCGATCCCCGCGCCGCCGCGTCGGGCGCCGAGTCGATCTGGGTCAACACGGTGCCCGAGCCGCGCACCGGCAAGACGCGGGTCCACCTCGACCTGCGGCTCGCCGAGCCGGAGCCGGCCGCGCTGCTGGCGGCCGGCGCGCGCCTGGTCCGCGAGCCGGACGCGGAGATCAGCTGGTGGGTGCTGGCCGACCCGGAGGGCAACGAGTTCTGCGCCTTCGCGGCCCGTCCCACTCCGTGAGCGGCGAGGCTACCCAGCGTGCGCCCGGTGGACTAGCGTTTCGGTAGCTCCGCAGCCAGCGCGTCGCCGTCGAAGTCGATACGCCTCCGGCCGACCCCCAGCCCGTCCGATCGGTTGGTTCTCGCGCGAACTCCCTTCTGCGCTTCCCCCGGTTGGGCAGGATCCCCACGAGGAGGTGCCGTCGTGCAGGACACCCGCGCTCTCGCCCTGACGTTCGAGGTGAGCGGCCTGCCCCCGGTCAAAACCGAGGCTCTGTCCATCTTCGCCGCTGGGCACCGGCAGGCGACGAGGGTCCGCGCCCTGCTCCAGGCCGCCTGCACGGCGGCCCAGCGCACGGGGTGGACTCCGCTCACCGGTCCTATCGAGGTGGACGTGACTCTGCGCTGCCCGCCCGGGCACCGCACCTCCGACGCCAGCACCCTGCTGGGCGGGGTCTGCGCCGTGCTCCAGGACAAGAAGCGGGTCGCGAACATCGGCCTGGCCCACCTCGGGGTGCTGGTCGACGTCGCCCTCTGGTCGGACGACCGGCAGATCCGCCGGCTGTCCTACGTCGAGGAGCCCGGGGAGGACTTCTCGTACCAGGTCCGGGTGGCAGCCGTACCGAGGATGGTTTGACCGACGACCGCGGTGGGGTACCGCGGTCGCCGACGAAGGGAGCGCCGATGCCGGAGCCACATGTCACGCTCGACCCGAGCGGGCTCGATCCCGTGCAGCAGAAGCTGCGCGGTCCGCTGGAGGAACAGCTGACCTCGGCCCTGCAGGCGGCCGCCGAACGGGTCCGCGGCAACTACGCGGGTGAGCCCGTGGAGGAGGTCTGCCGCCGGCTGCTCGACGAGACGCGGGCCGGCCTCCATCCGGACATCGCCGCCGGGTTCAACCCGGACATGGACGAGTTCTGCCGGGTCGCCGTGGCGATCGTGCGGGGCGAGGTCTCCTGAGGCGTGGCGCCGGCGTCGGTGCTCAGCCGGTGAGCTCCAGCGACTTGAGCACCACCAGCGCGACCATCAGCACGGTCAGCCCGACCACCGTCGCCGTCTGGACGACCGTCCGGCGCTCCGCCGGGGCGAACGCGAACCCGGCGCCGACCAGGCCGCCGGCCAGCAGGCCGCCCAGGTGCCCCTCCCAGGAGGTCCAGCCGGCGGAGAGCACCATCCAGATCACGAACGGGATGAGCACCCGCTGCGGGTCGATCGGGTGGTGGTGCAGGCGGCGGGTCAGCACCACGTAGCAGCCGGCCAGGCCGTAGACCGCGCCGGACGCGCCGACCGCCGCCTGGTGCGGGGAGACCAGGAAGCCGAGGACCCCGCCGCCCAGCGCGGAGAGCAGGTAGACGGCCAGGTAGCGCGCGTGCCCCAGCCGCTCCTCGAGCACCCGGCCGAGTTCCCACAGCCACCACAGGTTGAACGCGATGTGCAGGATGCCGAGGGCACCCTGGGTGGGCAGCAGGTGCAGGAACGACGAGGTGAGCAGCCGGTACCACTCGCCGTGCGCGACCCCGACCGCGTCGTACCCGGGGTGGGGGGCGCCGTCGTCGACGTAGCGCTGGCCGGCGTCGTCGACCAGCCCGGTGCCCAGGCTGTCGAACCGGTCCAGGACGGCCGGGTGGACCAGCTCGACGAGGTACGCCAGCAGGATGAGGGCCACCAGGGCGTACGTCACCAGCGGGCGGGTGACCAGCCGGCCACCGAAGACGGTGCGGGCCTGGCGGACGGTCCGGTTGTCCGACCGGACGCACTCGGGGCAGCGGTGGCCGACCGGCGCCTCCCGCATGCAGTCGGGGCAGATGTGGCGGTCGCAGCGGGTGCAGCGCAGCAGCGTCTCTCGCCGGGGGTGGCGGTAGCAGGTGCCGGCGGCGTTTCCGGCGGGGGGCTGGCCGGTGCTGATCGTGTCCATGGGCAGGCGGTCCTGGCGGCTCGTGGGGTCAGTAGCGGTCGAGGCACTCGGCGGGGCTGAGCACGACGTGCGGCGCCGCCTCGGGGTCGAGCCAGGTGAGCACCGCGACCAGGTGCTCGTGGGACAGGCTCACGCAGCCGGCCGTGGGGTTGCCCTCGGCGCGGCTGAACTGGTGCAGGAAGATGCCGCTGCCGGCGTGCGGCACGGGGGCCGGGACGGTCGGCGGCATGTTGTAGGTGATCACCGCGAAGTGGGTGTACGCCGGGTCCTCCCGCCACAGCGCCTCGCTCTGGCCGCCCAACTGCTCGGCGGAGCGCTGGAAGCTGTTGTAGTGCGGCGAGTCGGGCTCGGCGTTCCACCAGTCGTCGACGGTCACCCGGTGGTAGGGGTGGCGGACGCCCGGGTCGGCGGCGATGCCGTAGACGGTGGGGCCGATCGCGTAGACGCCGGTCGGGGTGGTCGGCACGCCCTCGACGTGCCGGTCGCTGAACCCGTCGGCGCCGATCCGGGCCGGTAGCGGGGGCAGGGCCCGCCGCCAGTCGTCGCCGGCACGGTCGTACGTCTCCAGAGTGGCGTGGGTGGTCTGCCAGCCCTCGCCGGTCACGATGACGACCTGCCGCGCGTGCGGTGGGAGGGACGTCAGCCGGGTGGCCCTCGTCGGCTTCACGCGGAGGATCCTCGCACGTGGCCGGTAGTCCGCACCGCCCCGCCTGGCTGATCTTCGAAAGGTGGCCGGACGGGTCAGGACCGGGTCCGCAACTCCCCGGTCCTGACCCCAGCCGTCCGGCGTGGTAGCGGTCTTCGCCGTCGCGAGCACGGCAGGCGTGGCACGCCGCCAACGCCGGGCTCAACACGGCGAGCCGGCCCGCCTGCACTCAGCTCCACGGTGCCCAACTACCGGACTTCGGCGCGCCCCCGACTCACCCCGAAGAGGCGTGGGCGCGGGCTCAGGTTAGGCAGGTTCCCGCAGGTCGGACAAGGTTCGGCGGGCCCGGGAGAATGTGATTGATACCAACGTTGAAATACGGCATGTCGGCGTAACAGGGTCAGCCCGGCGAGCGCTGTTTGTGTTCGAGGCGACGGCTGCGCCCGGCGTCCGGCGGGGGCCCGGTCAGCGCCCCGGCGGCGGCCGCCCCAGCGATCAGCGCGACTCCCGCGAGGTGCAGCAGGCGCACCCCGGCCGGGGCCGGAACGGTGGCCGCCGGCAGGCCCGGCAGCAGCGCCACCCCGAGTCCGGTGACCGCCAGGGCCACCCCCCAGAACAGGCCCGGCCGGGCCGCGGGCGCGGGCGGGCGGACCCCCTCGAAGATCTCATGCCGGTGGGCGGCGCGCACCGCCAGGGCGGCGACCAGCAACCCACCACCGACGGTGCCCGCCACATCCGACACCTGCCACCAGTAGAGCCCGGTGAGGGCGTGGAAGTCGGCGATGCCGAGCAGGCGCGGCCATCGGTCGCTGTGGGTGATCCGGTCCCAGGCGACGTGGCTGAACGCGCCGATCAGCGCGGAGCAGACGGTGACCTGCCAGGGATGCCGCACGCCGCCCAGCGCGGCGTGGTCGGGCCAGCCGAACAGCCGCTGGCCGGGCAGGTGCACGGCGACGCCGGCGATGACCCGGCGGACGATCCAGGCGTAGCCGAGGGCGACCGGCAGGCACCACCAGAGCAGCCCGCCGAGGCTGTGCGTCCGCAGCCCGAGGGCGAGCCCCGTGCCGGTGAACAGGTAGCCCACGTCGGGCGCGACCGCGCCGGTGGCCAGAGCCACCCCGTCGAACCAGTGCGGCCGCCAGAGCTTCAGCGGCAGCACCGGCGCCAGGTGCGACGGAAAGGTCAGCGGCACGCCTGGGACGTTACCGCCGGATCAGAAGTGCCGGACCAGGTCGGGGAAGGCGGCCAGCCGGATCACCCCCGGGTCGGACGGGTCCAGCTCGTCGTGTTCCAGCACCCAGGTGTTCTCGTTGGGGATGAACACCGCGTTCAGGCCGGCGGCGCGGGCCGGCAGGATGTCCGAGCGCGGGGAGTTGCCGACCATCCAGGCGGTGGCCGGGTCGAAGGCGTGTTCCCGGGCCAGCCAGCGGTAGGTGTCGGCGTCCTTCTCCGGCACGATGTGCGCGGCCCGGAAGTGGTGCAGCAGCCCGCAGGCGTCGAGCTTGCGCTGCTGCTCCTCGCGCTCCCCCTTGGTGAGCAGCAGCAGCTCGTGGCGGGTGGCCAGGTCGTCCAGGGTCTCCGCCACACCGGGCATCAGCTCGACCTGGTGGCCGACCAGCGCCGCCGCCAGGTCGTCGATCTCGGCGCGCTCCCGCTCGGTCGCCGGGCGGGACCGCAGCTTCTCCAGGCACTCCCCCAGGCTGCGCAGGAACACCTTGCTGCCGTAGCCGTGCGCGACCGCGTTGGCCCGCTCGATGTCGTCGAGCACCGCCCGGATCTCCGTCCGGTCCAGCGTCGGATGGTCCAGCCAGGTGAGGAAGTCGTCGATCACCCGCTCGAAGACGACGTTGTTCTCCCAGAGCGTGTCGTCGGCGTCGAAGACCAGTACCGCGGCCTCCCGGCGCTGTCGCATCGCGTCTCCCTCCCGTGGTGGACCGGGACACGGTACTGCGCCCGCGCGGCCATTTACATCCGGGTTTCCGCGCAAGTGGGAACGACCGGCCCCGGCGGGACCAGCTCGGCGAATCCTAACCCAGTGACGAACCGGCCGCTGCCCCGTGCGACATTCCACCGGAGACAATACGAACCCATTCTTCAACCTCAATCTCGACAAGGGGTTGACGGCGCGTTACTTAATCTCGGTAAAGTGTCGGCACGGCTCCAGACGGGGCATCATCCGATTACGGGGAAGGATGGTGAAAGAAATGGACCAGATGGCCAAGGTGGAGAAGACCACCAAGACCCTGAGCGTCAAGGTTCGCAAGCTCGAGAAGCTTGAGACGACGACGGCCCGCGGCACCAACGGCTGACGGCGGCAGCACCTTCGGCCGCCGCCGATTCCGGCGGCGGCCGAAGTCGCCGGCAAGCCCGTCCATTTCTTCCGACAGGTGTGACGACACATGCTCCGTCCCGCGATCAAGAGCGCCCACCAGCCCTACACCCTGCCCGGTCACCGGATCATCGTCGGCCTGATGCAGTACGGCGTGGCCGCCGAGATCCAGGACGACGAGGAGGACAGCATCGCTCGGCTGCTGACCCTCATGGACGGCACCCGGGATCTCGACGCCATCCGCGCCGACTTCGACCGCACCCACCCCGGGCACTCCGCCGAGAGCGTGACGGAGGTGGTCCGGGACCTCATCGATCAGGGCTTCGTCGAGGACGCCGCGGCCCCGCCGCCGGCCACCCTGACCGACGCGCAGACGGAGCGGTACCGCTCGGCCCGCCAGTTCTACTCGTGGATCGACACCACCCCGCGCGAATCGCCCTGGTCGGTACAGGAGCGGATCGGCGCCGCCCGGGTCGTCCTGCTGGGTCTCGGCGGCACCGGCAGCGCGGTCGCCGCCGGCCTCGTGGCCAGCGGGATCGGCGGACTGCACTGCGTCGACTTCGACCGGATCGAGCCCGGCAACCTCACCCGCCAACTCCTCTACGTCGAGAGCGACGTGGGCGAACCCAAGCTCGCGGCCGGGCTGCGGCGGCTGCGGGCGATGAACCCGCACGTCACCGTCACCGGAGAGGAACTGCGGGTCGGCTCGGCGGCCGACGTGGCCCGGCTGATGGCCGACGCCGACGTCTTCGTGCTCTGCGCCGACCAGCCGGACCAGCTCATTCAGGAGTGGACGAACGAGGCCGCGCTGGCGACCGGCACGCCGTGGTTCATGTCGCTCTACACCGGCCCCATGGTGGTGGTCGGCTCCTTCCTGCCCGGCCGCACCGGCTGCTACGCCTGCATGATCCGGGGCGAGCGCCAGCGGGAGATCAACAGTGTCGGCCGGCCGCTGACCGACCTGCCCCGGCCCAACGCGGTGGTCGCCGCCAACGCCAACGTGGGCGGGCATCTCTGCGCCCTCGAGGTGCTCTACCACCTCGGCGGCCTGCCGCAGCAGACGGCGGGCCGGCTCTACCACCACAACGTCGCGCGCTGGGACCACCAGTACTTCATCGACGTCGTCCAGGATCCCGGGTGCCCCGCCTGCGGCGAGCGGCCGGCGCCACCGACCGGGGAGCCGGCCGGATGACCGCCACGGCCACCACGGACAGCGTCGTCCGCTTCCGTC is from Micromonospora terminaliae and encodes:
- a CDS encoding HAD family hydrolase codes for the protein MRQRREAAVLVFDADDTLWENNVVFERVIDDFLTWLDHPTLDRTEIRAVLDDIERANAVAHGYGSKVFLRSLGECLEKLRSRPATERERAEIDDLAAALVGHQVELMPGVAETLDDLATRHELLLLTKGEREEQQRKLDACGLLHHFRAAHIVPEKDADTYRWLAREHAFDPATAWMVGNSPRSDILPARAAGLNAVFIPNENTWVLEHDELDPSDPGVIRLAAFPDLVRHF
- a CDS encoding rhomboid family intramembrane serine protease, whose protein sequence is MDTISTGQPPAGNAAGTCYRHPRRETLLRCTRCDRHICPDCMREAPVGHRCPECVRSDNRTVRQARTVFGGRLVTRPLVTYALVALILLAYLVELVHPAVLDRFDSLGTGLVDDAGQRYVDDGAPHPGYDAVGVAHGEWYRLLTSSFLHLLPTQGALGILHIAFNLWWLWELGRVLEERLGHARYLAVYLLSALGGGVLGFLVSPHQAAVGASGAVYGLAGCYVVLTRRLHHHPIDPQRVLIPFVIWMVLSAGWTSWEGHLGGLLAGGLVGAGFAFAPAERRTVVQTATVVGLTVLMVALVVLKSLELTG
- a CDS encoding VOC family protein, with the protein product MIASFKDLCMDAGDAHRLGGFWAGILDGELVDTGDGDTRIDPRAAASGAESIWVNTVPEPRTGKTRVHLDLRLAEPEPAALLAAGARLVREPDAEISWWVLADPEGNEFCAFAARPTP
- a CDS encoding ABC transporter substrate-binding protein, with the protein product MTTDPGAAARRRSTRRAAAAAAALALVAPLAACGSGGAGGTPTINLYYPPEQNLQKVVDDCNAQAQGRYRIVYRVLPRQADEQRVQMVRRLAAEDTGMDVLGLDVTWTQEFASAKWIREWTGQDKAEVEQGTLAGPLDTARYEDKLHAAPKNTNVQLLWYRSDLVQEPPKTWDEMISAAQQLKQQGKPYQVLTMGAQYEGLVVLYNTLAESAGGKILSDDGRKAEMDEGAVRALDQLKKFATSGVTSPSFSNATEDPVRLEFQSGAGAFEVNWPFVYPAMQEANPDLAKKVKWARLPGVDGNTPSKVTIGGVNMAVSTYSKHPTESFEAAKCIRNAEHQKFSAVNDGVPPTIEAVYADPEMDKAYPMKETILEELKEPAVRPLTPAYQSISTVMSAILSPPSAIRPEQTADELRDAIADALESKGVLP
- a CDS encoding L,D-transpeptidase family protein, with amino-acid sequence MKPTRATRLTSLPPHARQVVIVTGEGWQTTHATLETYDRAGDDWRRALPPLPARIGADGFSDRHVEGVPTTPTGVYAIGPTVYGIAADPGVRHPYHRVTVDDWWNAEPDSPHYNSFQRSAEQLGGQSEALWREDPAYTHFAVITYNMPPTVPAPVPHAGSGIFLHQFSRAEGNPTAGCVSLSHEHLVAVLTWLDPEAAPHVVLSPAECLDRY
- a CDS encoding DUF4184 family protein, giving the protein MPLTFPSHLAPVLPLKLWRPHWFDGVALATGAVAPDVGYLFTGTGLALGLRTHSLGGLLWWCLPVALGYAWIVRRVIAGVAVHLPGQRLFGWPDHAALGGVRHPWQVTVCSALIGAFSHVAWDRITHSDRWPRLLGIADFHALTGLYWWQVSDVAGTVGGGLLVAALAVRAAHRHEIFEGVRPPAPAARPGLFWGVALAVTGLGVALLPGLPAATVPAPAGVRLLHLAGVALIAGAAAAGALTGPPPDAGRSRRLEHKQRSPG
- a CDS encoding HesA/MoeB/ThiF family protein — protein: MLRPAIKSAHQPYTLPGHRIIVGLMQYGVAAEIQDDEEDSIARLLTLMDGTRDLDAIRADFDRTHPGHSAESVTEVVRDLIDQGFVEDAAAPPPATLTDAQTERYRSARQFYSWIDTTPRESPWSVQERIGAARVVLLGLGGTGSAVAAGLVASGIGGLHCVDFDRIEPGNLTRQLLYVESDVGEPKLAAGLRRLRAMNPHVTVTGEELRVGSAADVARLMADADVFVLCADQPDQLIQEWTNEAALATGTPWFMSLYTGPMVVVGSFLPGRTGCYACMIRGERQREINSVGRPLTDLPRPNAVVAANANVGGHLCALEVLYHLGGLPQQTAGRLYHHNVARWDHQYFIDVVQDPGCPACGERPAPPTGEPAG